From a region of the Salvelinus fontinalis isolate EN_2023a chromosome 13, ASM2944872v1, whole genome shotgun sequence genome:
- the LOC129868275 gene encoding 52 kDa repressor of the inhibitor of the protein kinase-like, with the protein MSNFCAAPNCTIRSNESASPFFRFPRDTERCKQWVDNCHCKDLEDKTPDQLNRHYRLCVNHFEPSMICKASPYRTKLKDNATPTIFDLTSHLNNPQCRQRKRIKELSNAEARQMKERKKDSVDQSKTDKNYAEGQVDPETNDTTQLTSKEKEHREYLKSLFEVIVVLGKQNIPLNRHTKEVPESKCLTPSNFKALLEYRMNAGGDEALRKRFEMSAMNKECCTFTQQMQMMEVCESCIREELLQEVREVRFFSLVTDDVVEISGESHLPMFLRFLDQANCLREEFVGFLPFEGEDETLMERLLTEVTKKWGLNMDYCRGQAHFSSGVHSSKIKAIATKLTEMYPTAVYTPRSTCALNASLASGVALTGVQIVMSTFKKIESFFNEASSLQLELENAISIFYQGNEEKANDLKEACRTNWTVRHDAFEVAVDVLESLLLCMDSVHDNEDLRWSDQVTNDALEISEALADFEFVATLVVLKNTLSFTRAFGKNLQGPTMDVYFAANSLTAVLHSLNEVSDNIDVYHEFWFEEAVNLAAALEIPVKVPRLYLRKHHAESGTEIQPESYFKEHLTAPVVSHVINELNDLFSENHLNALRCLTLVPAVMGQLKFNTSEENNVEMYRNDLPNADTLPTELHCWRVKWKHRGKVTLPSTVHETLQLAEVKFFPNVLAFLRVLCNLPVLSLDVDGDASRKRFQMYLENTPDKHRSKSLAFLNIHYNARHDLDVMVDSYIKMYPENESHEQVCQPVD; encoded by the exons ATGTCCAACTTTTGCGCTGCTCCGAATTGCACCATAAGAAGCAATGAGTCAGCATCGCCATTCTTCAGGTTTCCAAGGGACACTGAAAG ATGCAAGCAGTGGGTGGACAACTGCCATTGCAAGGATCTTGAAGATAAAACACCTGACCAGCTAAACAGACACTACAGACTTTGTGTTAACCACTTTGAACCATCCATGATATGTAAAGCA AGTCCTTACAGGACAAAGCTGAAGGATAATGCCACACCAACCATCTTTGACTTAACAAGCCACCTCAATAATCCACAATGTAGGCAACGCAAGAGGATTAAAGAGCTG AGTAATGCAGAAGCAAGACAAATGAAAGAGAGGAAAA AGGACTCGGTGGACCAGTCAAAGACGGACAAAAATTATGCGGAAGGTCAAGTTGACCCTGAGACAAACGACACCACTCAGCTGACCTCTAAGGAGAAGGAGCACAGAGAATACCTCAAATCACTATTTGAAGTTATTGTAGTGTTGGGCAAACAAAACATACCTCTGAATAGACATACCAAGGAGGTGCCGGAGAGCAAGTGCCTTACTCCGAGCAACTTCAAGGCGTTGTTGGAGTACCGAATGAATGCTGGTGGTGACGAAGCTCTTAGGAAAAGGTTTGAGATGAGTGCTATGAACAAAGAGTGCTGTACCTTCACCCAGCAGATGCAGATGATGGAGGTCTGTGAGAGTTGCATCCGTGAGGAGCTCTTACAGGAAGTCAGAGAGGTTCGCTTCTTCTCATTGGTCACCGACGATGTGGTTGAGATCTCTGGCGAGAGCCACCTCCCCATGTTCTTGCGTTTTTTGGACCAGGCCAACTGCTTGCGGGAGGAGTTTGTGGGATTCCTTCCATTTGAGGGAGAAGATGAGACCCTGATGGAGAGGCTGCTGACTGAGGTGACAAAGAAGTGGGGTTTAAATATGGACTACTGTAGAGGGCAGGCCCACTTCAGCTCCGGTGTGCATTCTAGCAAAATTAAAGCCATTGCAACCAAACTCACAGAGATGTACCCCACAGCAGTATACACACCAAGATCCACCTGTGCCTTAAATGCCTCACTGGCAAGTGGAGTGGCCTTGACAGGCGTTCAGATTGTCATGTCTACTTTCAAGAAGATTGAGTCTTTTTTCAATGAGGCTTCTTCACTGCAATTGGAGTTGGAGAATGCCATCTCCATTTTCTACCAGGGTAATGAAGAGAAGGCCAATGATCTGAAAGAGGCCTGCCGTACCAACTGGACAGTGAGACATGATGCATTCGAGGTGGCAGTCGATGTCCTGGAATCTCTTCTGCTCTGCATGGATAGTGTTCACGACAATGAAGATCTGAGGTGGAGTGACCAAGTCACAAATGATGCCTTGGAGATATCAGAGGCTCTGGCTGATTTTGAGTTTGTTGCAACGTTGGTTGTGCTGAAAAACACCCTGTCATTCACAAGAGCTTTTGGCAAGAACTTGCAAGGGCCAACGATGGATGTCTACTTTGCTGCCAACAGCTTGACCGCTGTGTTGCACTCGCTGAACGAGGTCTCggataacattgatgtataccaTGAGTTCTGGTTTGAAGAGGCTGTTAACCTAGCCGCTGCACTGGAGATCCCGGTCAAGGTTCCCAGGCTCTACTTGAGAAAGCACCACGCAGAATCTGGAACAGAGATCCAGCCTGAGAGCTACTTTAAAGAACACCTGACTGCCCCGGTGGTGAGCCACGTCATCAATGAACTGAACGACCTCTTCTCTGAAAACCACCTCAACGCCCTGAGATGTCTGACGCTCGTCCCTGCTGTCATGGGGCAGCTGAAGTTCAACACTTCTGAGGAGAACAACGTGGAGATGTACAGGAACGACCTTCCCAATGCAGACACTCTCCCCACTGAGCTGCACTGCTGGAGGGTGAAGTGGAAGCACAGGGGCAAGGTGACACTGCCCTCCACCGTCCATGAGACGCTGCAGCTGGCTGAAGTGAAGTTCTTCCCCAACGTACTTGCCTTCTTGAGGGTGCTCTGCAACCTGCCAGTCCTGAGCCTTGATGTCGATGGCGATGCTTCACGTAAACGCTTTCAGATGTACTTGGAGAACACACCTGACAAACACAGGTCCAAGAGTCTGGCGTTTCTGAACATACATTATAATGCCAGACATGACCTGGATGTCATGGTTGATAGTTACATTAAGATGTACCCTGAAAATGAAAGTCATGAGCAAGTATGCCAGCCTGTTGACTAA